In a genomic window of Mycolicibacterium neoaurum VKM Ac-1815D:
- a CDS encoding LysE family transporter, producing MLNDIVAPAVAGVVAGLGVAMPLGAVAALLLREGLVNGFRTAAAGAAGVATVDLVYCIIAALTGATFARAIDDHRGVFLLTSGVLIVAIGVRQLWQGMRQPPRAAAEVERASAPAAFARFVGLTAINPITLVYFIALSGAVTHSDGSWIGSVIFVAAVGGASLTWQLLLAWVGSAFGGALSLSATRAIGVIASFLIVALGMVVVVNGAAALG from the coding sequence GTGCTGAATGACATCGTGGCACCGGCCGTTGCCGGGGTGGTGGCTGGGCTCGGCGTGGCGATGCCGCTGGGCGCGGTCGCGGCGCTCTTGCTGCGTGAGGGACTGGTCAACGGGTTCCGCACCGCGGCCGCCGGGGCCGCGGGTGTGGCGACGGTGGATCTGGTCTATTGCATCATCGCGGCGCTCACCGGCGCGACCTTCGCGCGGGCGATCGATGATCACCGTGGCGTCTTCCTGCTCACATCGGGGGTGCTGATCGTCGCGATCGGCGTGCGGCAGCTGTGGCAGGGCATGAGACAGCCGCCGCGAGCGGCAGCCGAGGTAGAACGAGCGTCGGCGCCGGCGGCGTTCGCCCGGTTCGTCGGGCTCACGGCGATCAACCCGATCACTTTGGTGTACTTCATCGCACTCTCCGGTGCAGTGACCCATTCCGATGGCTCGTGGATCGGGTCGGTGATCTTCGTGGCCGCGGTCGGCGGTGCGTCGCTTACCTGGCAGCTTCTTCTGGCCTGGGTGGGCTCGGCCTTCGGTGGGGCGTTGAGCCTGAGCGCTACTCGCGCCATCGGCGTCATCGCTTCGTTCCTCATCGTCGCTCTGGGCATGGTTGTGGTGGTCAATGGCGCTGCCGCACTTGGCTAG
- a CDS encoding endonuclease/exonuclease/phosphatase family protein: MSFLRTAASIVGTAALLGALLALVLHFWPGVDRVTVAAAAVSPVLWSACTVTAVVCLLYARAPRRLVLAAALAASGIWVQAPLWRGEPAPTDPALTVLTANIQVGAGDAEALAKLVRDNHVDVLAVHEVTDEAAQRISATTITIDLPHALVRPAALANGTALYSRHPLKNTGVVPGFVMTALTAVATVPGRGDVQLFALHPMPPLDVGTWDSELGRIRAVLQGVPEGRPVVALGDYNATYDHVRFRNLLTGGYRDAGQLAGAGWLPTYPTDKTYPPVVGIDHILLRGLGAAAVTAHEVPGADHLALLARVG, encoded by the coding sequence ATGAGTTTCTTACGGACGGCGGCAAGCATCGTCGGGACCGCGGCGCTGCTGGGTGCGCTCCTTGCGCTCGTGCTGCACTTCTGGCCCGGTGTCGATCGGGTGACAGTGGCCGCCGCCGCGGTCTCGCCGGTGCTCTGGTCGGCCTGCACCGTGACCGCGGTGGTGTGCCTTCTGTACGCTCGCGCCCCGCGGCGCCTGGTGCTCGCCGCCGCGCTGGCTGCGTCCGGGATCTGGGTGCAGGCGCCGCTGTGGCGCGGCGAGCCCGCACCCACAGACCCGGCCCTGACGGTGCTCACCGCGAACATCCAGGTCGGGGCGGGCGACGCCGAGGCACTCGCGAAGCTGGTGCGCGACAACCATGTCGACGTCCTCGCCGTTCACGAGGTCACCGATGAGGCGGCACAACGAATTTCTGCGACGACGATCACCATCGACCTTCCACACGCACTGGTGCGTCCGGCAGCATTGGCCAACGGCACCGCGCTCTACAGCCGCCACCCCCTCAAGAACACCGGCGTCGTGCCCGGCTTCGTCATGACGGCGCTGACCGCTGTCGCCACCGTTCCCGGCCGCGGCGACGTGCAGCTCTTCGCGCTGCACCCCATGCCACCGCTGGACGTGGGCACCTGGGACTCCGAGTTGGGCCGCATCAGAGCTGTTTTGCAGGGCGTTCCCGAGGGTCGACCCGTCGTCGCGCTCGGTGATTACAACGCCACCTATGACCACGTGCGCTTCCGGAACCTGCTCACCGGTGGCTACCGCGACGCTGGGCAACTCGCGGGGGCCGGGTGGCTGCCCACGTACCCGACGGACAAGACCTATCCGCCGGTGGTCGGCATCGACCACATCCTGCTACGCGGCCTCGGCGCCGCGGCGGTTACGGCGCACGAGGTCCCGGGTGCCGATCACCTGGCGCTGCTCGCCCGCGTGGGCTGA
- a CDS encoding TetR/AcrR family transcriptional regulator, with translation MARPNRQQERRTEILDAAIAVIERHDLASLRLADVAAELGLTTNALRYYFKDMPELLSELALRSDIRFYEQRLEIGTRTDDPCTRLALTIAAGLPTGPEDAEWRAIWRAVLAAGFELDQRGDVQAIYHRQVGLYADLLAAGAQSGAFVLSSPARDIGMTLMAMEDYFGYRIVARDPQLDRPVALRLMRDYARLATGTELPDTV, from the coding sequence ATGGCACGACCCAACCGCCAGCAGGAGCGGCGTACCGAGATCCTGGACGCGGCGATCGCCGTCATCGAGCGCCACGACCTGGCCTCCCTGCGACTGGCCGATGTGGCCGCTGAACTGGGCCTGACCACCAACGCGCTGCGCTACTACTTCAAAGACATGCCGGAACTGCTGTCCGAACTCGCCTTGCGCTCCGACATCCGCTTCTATGAGCAGCGGCTGGAGATCGGAACCCGAACCGACGATCCGTGCACCCGACTGGCACTCACCATCGCCGCCGGATTGCCCACCGGCCCCGAGGACGCCGAGTGGCGGGCCATCTGGCGGGCAGTACTTGCCGCAGGCTTCGAGCTGGATCAACGCGGCGATGTCCAGGCGATCTACCACCGGCAGGTGGGGCTCTATGCCGACCTGCTGGCCGCCGGCGCGCAGTCCGGGGCGTTCGTGTTGAGCTCCCCCGCCCGCGATATCGGCATGACGCTGATGGCGATGGAGGACTACTTCGGTTACCGGATCGTGGCGCGCGATCCCCAATTGGACCGACCGGTGGCACTGCGGCTCATGCGCGACTACGCCCGGTTGGCCACGGGCACGGAGCTACCCGACACGGTGTGA
- a CDS encoding DmpA family aminopeptidase, producing the protein MRARDLGVIIGGHPTGTHNAITDVPGVRVGQTTLQGDGINTGVTVVVPHDDIWTEPVFAGSHVLNGSGELTGLEWIRESGELTTAIGLTNTHSVGVVRDALVAEQVRVRGDGAYWSLPVVGETYDGFLNDINGFHVRPEHVRAALESASDGPVAEGNTGGGTGMICHQFKGGTGSASRVQGYTVGVLVQANHGRRERLRINGVPITQPDVPLPAIPPGYAPGSGSIIVIVATDAPLLPHQCQRMAQRAALAVGRLGGTGEQYSGDLMLAFSTGNRGIPPYGAVEGAPEVAREIPLRMVGPQLMDLLFDLTIEATEEAIVNAMVAAETVTGYRGYTVHAIDHDQLTSALRENS; encoded by the coding sequence ATGCGTGCCAGAGATCTCGGCGTGATCATCGGGGGACACCCCACCGGAACACACAACGCGATCACCGACGTACCCGGCGTGCGTGTCGGCCAGACCACTCTGCAGGGCGATGGGATCAACACCGGGGTCACCGTCGTCGTTCCACACGACGACATCTGGACCGAGCCGGTGTTCGCCGGCTCCCATGTCCTCAATGGCAGCGGTGAGTTGACCGGCCTTGAGTGGATCCGCGAATCCGGGGAACTGACCACCGCGATCGGCCTGACCAACACGCACAGCGTCGGTGTGGTCCGCGATGCACTCGTGGCTGAGCAGGTCCGTGTCCGAGGTGACGGTGCGTACTGGTCTCTTCCGGTTGTGGGCGAGACTTACGACGGATTCCTCAACGACATCAACGGGTTTCATGTCCGGCCCGAGCATGTGCGGGCCGCCCTGGAATCCGCATCCGATGGGCCGGTCGCCGAGGGCAACACCGGCGGGGGCACGGGCATGATCTGCCACCAGTTCAAGGGCGGCACCGGCTCCGCATCACGGGTCCAGGGCTATACCGTCGGGGTGCTGGTGCAGGCCAATCACGGTCGGCGAGAGCGTCTTCGAATCAACGGCGTACCGATCACCCAGCCCGATGTGCCGCTGCCGGCCATTCCTCCCGGCTACGCACCCGGATCGGGATCGATCATCGTCATCGTGGCCACCGACGCGCCGCTGTTGCCGCATCAGTGCCAGCGCATGGCGCAGCGCGCCGCACTCGCGGTCGGCCGGCTCGGCGGCACCGGCGAACAGTACAGCGGCGACCTGATGCTCGCGTTCTCGACGGGCAATCGCGGTATCCCGCCCTACGGTGCCGTCGAGGGCGCACCGGAGGTGGCCCGCGAGATTCCCCTGCGAATGGTCGGCCCCCAACTGATGGACCTGCTGTTCGACCTCACCATCGAGGCCACCGAAGAGGCCATCGTCAACGCCATGGTGGCCGCCGAGACGGTGACCGGATACCGCGGCTACACCGTGCATGCCATCGACCACGACCAGCTAACCTCGGCCCTGCGGGAGAACTCATGA
- a CDS encoding APC family permease, which yields MTTAQNAQTQRLSGRLGPVGIVFMVVAAAAPLTVIGGNMPLAMGLGNGAGAPVGFLIASLVLLVFSVGFVTMTPHVPEAGAFFSYVTVGLGERMGKGIAVVALIAYTAIQVGIYGYIGWAIGDTVAFYNGPTIPWPVYSFAILAIVAVLGYRHIELSAKVLGVALALEIGIVVVLDLAIVADPGPAGITFVSFTPEVFTQGVIGIAILFALTGFIGFEATAVFRDEARDPERTIPRATYAAVILIGAFYTLTVWAFVVAIGPDQVAATAQQTLDGEANMLLDTTDGALGRIGRDIVNILLLTSLFACVLSFHNVIARYQFVLSRKGLMPARLGTVHGSHESPAFSSVVQTVTAAVIVAVLAVLGIDPLVGVFGSMAGVATVGMVLLMLTTSVAVLVFFLRHREFGGGKLWQTRLAPVLAVLGLLGSLWLVLSNFTLVTGGSVTLSTILAAVPFAGLILGALLWRPVRNGV from the coding sequence ATGACCACTGCCCAGAACGCGCAAACCCAGCGGCTGTCCGGACGTCTCGGACCCGTCGGAATCGTCTTCATGGTTGTCGCGGCCGCCGCACCATTGACGGTGATCGGCGGCAACATGCCCTTGGCGATGGGACTGGGCAACGGCGCCGGTGCGCCCGTCGGCTTCCTGATCGCCTCCCTGGTGCTGTTGGTCTTCAGCGTCGGCTTCGTGACCATGACCCCCCACGTCCCCGAAGCCGGCGCGTTCTTCTCCTATGTGACAGTCGGTCTCGGTGAACGGATGGGTAAAGGCATTGCCGTGGTCGCGCTGATCGCCTACACCGCCATCCAGGTGGGCATCTACGGCTACATCGGTTGGGCCATCGGCGATACTGTCGCGTTCTACAACGGCCCGACCATTCCCTGGCCGGTGTATTCCTTCGCGATCCTGGCGATTGTGGCCGTGTTGGGCTACCGGCACATCGAGCTGAGCGCCAAGGTGCTCGGCGTGGCACTGGCGCTGGAGATCGGCATCGTCGTCGTCCTGGACCTCGCCATCGTGGCCGACCCAGGTCCGGCCGGCATCACGTTTGTCTCGTTCACGCCCGAGGTGTTCACCCAGGGTGTCATCGGTATCGCAATCCTTTTCGCGCTCACCGGGTTCATCGGATTCGAGGCCACTGCCGTGTTCCGTGACGAGGCGCGTGATCCCGAGCGCACCATTCCACGGGCCACCTACGCCGCGGTGATCCTGATCGGCGCCTTCTACACCCTGACGGTATGGGCCTTCGTCGTCGCGATCGGGCCGGATCAGGTGGCCGCCACCGCACAGCAGACGTTGGACGGCGAGGCCAACATGTTGCTGGACACCACCGATGGCGCGCTCGGCCGCATCGGCCGCGATATCGTCAACATCCTGCTGCTGACCAGCCTTTTCGCGTGCGTGCTTTCCTTCCACAATGTGATCGCCCGCTATCAGTTCGTGCTGTCGCGCAAAGGCCTGATGCCGGCCCGACTGGGCACGGTGCACGGCAGCCATGAGTCCCCTGCCTTCTCCTCGGTGGTCCAGACCGTGACCGCGGCGGTGATCGTGGCAGTGCTGGCCGTTCTCGGAATCGACCCGCTGGTCGGTGTTTTCGGGTCGATGGCCGGCGTGGCCACGGTCGGGATGGTGCTGTTGATGCTGACCACCTCCGTGGCGGTGCTGGTGTTCTTCCTGCGGCACCGCGAGTTCGGCGGTGGCAAGCTGTGGCAGACGCGACTCGCGCCGGTGCTGGCCGTACTCGGCCTGCTGGGCAGTCTGTGGCTGGTGTTGTCCAACTTCACGCTCGTCACCGGAGGCAGTGTCACCCTCAGCACCATTCTGGCCGCGGTGCCGTTCGCCGGGCTGATCCTGGGCGCCCTGTTGTGGAGGCCGGTACGCAATGGTGTTTAG
- the zwf gene encoding glucose-6-phosphate dehydrogenase has translation MPRRDLSPHVFVVFGATGDLAARMLFPGFYRLAASGRLPDDYAIIGSGRHAPEDFGDTVAAALREAIDDHDDKVLADLLGRLSFVVSDADDGAELADAVRRSREDVGPDARVLIYLSVPPEAMEPMIDMLGREGLAEDARVVVEKPFGTDLESSRQLDSALKEIFDETQIYRVDHFLGKEAVQNILALRFGNGFFEPAWRAGTLESVQVDVPETLTIEGRGGFYESTGCFRDMVTTHLCQLLGVIAMEPPARLDETGLRDAKAAVFDAMRPMDPQRVVFGQYEGYLDEDGVADDSQVETFVAAQVFVDTERWRGIPFYLRTGKALGDNRRTVTLTFAASTDLFGPQRNRLVLELTDEPTIGLHLAAKKPGPGLDVMAVDADFGMGRSEDTEVPMEAYERLLFDVMRGDQLLFTRADEVDRLWQICQPVLDSPPEVRSYPTGSWGPEAATTLTDWHLPDD, from the coding sequence GTGCCCCGCCGAGACCTGAGCCCACACGTCTTCGTGGTGTTCGGCGCCACCGGCGACCTGGCGGCCAGAATGCTGTTCCCCGGGTTCTATCGGCTGGCCGCTTCCGGCCGATTGCCCGATGACTACGCGATCATCGGGTCGGGTCGCCACGCCCCCGAGGACTTCGGCGATACGGTCGCCGCCGCCCTGCGTGAGGCGATCGATGATCACGACGACAAGGTTCTGGCGGACTTGCTCGGGCGGTTGAGCTTCGTGGTGTCCGACGCCGACGACGGAGCCGAACTGGCGGACGCGGTGCGCCGCAGCCGGGAAGACGTCGGCCCCGACGCCCGCGTGCTGATCTATCTGTCGGTGCCACCAGAGGCGATGGAGCCGATGATCGACATGCTCGGTCGCGAAGGACTGGCCGAGGACGCCCGAGTGGTGGTGGAAAAGCCGTTCGGGACCGACCTGGAATCGTCGCGCCAGCTCGACTCTGCCCTCAAGGAAATCTTCGACGAGACGCAGATCTACCGGGTCGATCACTTCCTCGGTAAGGAGGCGGTGCAGAATATCCTGGCACTGCGCTTCGGCAACGGATTCTTCGAGCCGGCCTGGCGCGCAGGAACTCTGGAGTCCGTCCAGGTCGACGTGCCCGAGACGCTCACCATCGAGGGACGTGGCGGCTTCTACGAGTCGACGGGATGCTTCCGCGATATGGTCACGACTCATCTGTGCCAACTGCTCGGAGTCATCGCGATGGAACCGCCCGCGCGTCTCGACGAAACCGGTCTGCGCGACGCGAAGGCCGCCGTCTTCGACGCCATGCGACCGATGGACCCGCAGCGGGTGGTCTTCGGCCAATACGAGGGCTACCTCGACGAGGATGGCGTAGCAGACGACTCCCAGGTCGAAACGTTCGTCGCCGCCCAGGTATTCGTCGACACCGAGCGGTGGCGTGGCATCCCGTTCTATCTCCGTACCGGAAAAGCCCTCGGCGACAACCGACGTACCGTCACCCTCACCTTCGCTGCATCGACCGATCTGTTCGGACCCCAACGCAACCGGCTCGTGCTCGAACTCACCGACGAACCGACCATCGGCCTGCACCTGGCCGCCAAAAAGCCGGGACCCGGGCTAGACGTGATGGCTGTCGACGCAGACTTCGGTATGGGCCGGTCCGAGGACACAGAGGTGCCGATGGAGGCCTACGAGCGGTTGTTGTTCGACGTGATGCGCGGGGATCAGCTGCTGTTCACCCGCGCCGACGAGGTGGACCGACTCTGGCAGATATGCCAGCCGGTGTTGGACAGCCCGCCGGAAGTGCGGTCCTATCCCACCGGATCGTGGGGACCTGAGGCGGCCACGACGCTGACCGATTGGCACCTGCCGGATGACTGA
- a CDS encoding glycoside hydrolase family 15 protein codes for MTEALAISQHGLIGDLRTCALVGADGTIDWFCAPRFDSASVFAAILDQDKGGSWQLTPCTDVTRTQQFYYPDTAVLITRFLTDGGVVEVHDFMPVLAPDEEAHRQRLVRRISGVRGTMRLQMRLDARPDYARQSCTAEYTGDGVLITGDGVRLGLIASTDLDIEDGPENSVVTADFELASGQTALFVLEMLQDGDDVTADTMSRTDDLFDATIAFWRDWISTSSYTGRWREMVHRSAITLKLLTHEPTGAIVAAPTMSLPAPVGGSRNWDYRYVWIRDAGFSLYALLRLGYVNEASDFIRWLSERMGQRDGDDDRRLGPLRVLYDIDGKPPEEHELDHLSGHRHSQPVRVGNAAARQLQLDIYGEIIDSVYLFNKHGPGISHDAWHDVIAIVDWVAENWDRTDAGMWEIRDEPQAYTTSRLMCWVAIERAIRIARARGLPGDLVSWSTARDDIYDRIMTKSWNPDLQSFTRVEGGDDLDAGLLLMPMVKFLSPADPRFLSTLAAIEKHLVTDSLVFRYEPGTDGLDGEEGTFSICSFWYVEALTRAGRLADAQLALEKMFTYANHVGLYAEQVSATGDQVGNFPQAFTHLALISAAINLDRALS; via the coding sequence ATGACTGAGGCGCTCGCGATCTCCCAACACGGATTGATCGGCGACCTTCGGACCTGTGCGCTGGTCGGCGCCGACGGCACCATCGACTGGTTCTGCGCGCCGCGTTTCGACTCCGCCAGCGTGTTCGCCGCCATCCTCGATCAGGACAAGGGCGGCAGCTGGCAGCTCACCCCGTGCACCGACGTCACCCGCACCCAGCAGTTCTACTATCCGGACACCGCCGTGCTCATCACGCGTTTCCTCACCGATGGCGGTGTGGTCGAAGTCCACGACTTCATGCCGGTGCTCGCTCCCGACGAGGAGGCTCATCGCCAACGTCTGGTACGCCGGATCAGCGGCGTCCGCGGCACCATGCGCCTGCAGATGCGACTGGACGCCCGCCCCGACTACGCCCGTCAGTCCTGCACGGCCGAATACACCGGGGACGGTGTGTTGATCACCGGCGACGGGGTGCGGCTCGGCCTGATCGCCTCCACCGATCTCGATATCGAGGATGGTCCCGAAAACAGCGTGGTGACAGCGGACTTCGAACTGGCATCGGGTCAGACCGCGCTGTTCGTGCTGGAGATGCTGCAGGACGGAGACGATGTCACCGCCGACACGATGAGCCGGACCGACGACCTCTTCGACGCCACCATCGCGTTCTGGCGCGACTGGATCTCCACCTCCAGCTACACCGGCCGCTGGCGGGAGATGGTGCACCGGTCGGCCATCACACTGAAGTTGCTGACCCACGAACCCACCGGTGCGATCGTGGCCGCCCCCACCATGAGCCTGCCCGCACCTGTTGGGGGAAGCCGCAATTGGGACTACCGGTACGTGTGGATCCGGGATGCCGGGTTCAGTCTGTACGCGTTGCTCCGGCTCGGATATGTCAACGAGGCAAGCGATTTCATCCGCTGGCTGTCCGAGCGGATGGGCCAGCGCGACGGCGATGACGACCGCCGGTTGGGTCCGCTGCGCGTCCTCTACGATATCGACGGCAAGCCGCCCGAGGAGCATGAGCTCGACCATTTGAGCGGCCACCGTCATTCCCAGCCGGTACGGGTCGGTAATGCCGCCGCACGCCAACTCCAGCTCGACATCTACGGCGAGATCATCGACTCGGTGTATCTGTTCAACAAGCACGGTCCGGGTATCAGCCATGATGCGTGGCACGACGTGATCGCGATCGTCGACTGGGTTGCCGAGAACTGGGATCGCACCGATGCGGGCATGTGGGAGATCCGCGACGAACCTCAGGCCTACACGACCTCACGGCTGATGTGCTGGGTGGCGATCGAAAGAGCGATCCGGATCGCCCGGGCACGGGGACTTCCCGGTGATCTGGTGTCCTGGTCCACGGCTCGCGACGACATCTACGACCGCATCATGACGAAATCGTGGAATCCCGATCTGCAGTCGTTCACCCGGGTCGAGGGCGGTGACGATCTGGATGCCGGTCTGTTGCTGATGCCGATGGTGAAGTTCCTGTCGCCCGCGGATCCGCGGTTCCTGTCCACGCTCGCCGCGATAGAGAAACATCTGGTGACGGACAGTTTGGTCTTTCGTTATGAGCCGGGCACCGATGGGTTGGACGGCGAGGAAGGCACCTTCTCGATCTGCTCGTTCTGGTACGTCGAAGCGCTCACCCGGGCCGGACGGCTGGCCGATGCCCAGTTGGCGCTGGAGAAGATGTTCACCTACGCCAATCACGTCGGGCTGTACGCCGAGCAGGTGAGCGCGACCGGTGACCAGGTCGGCAACTTCCCGCAGGCATTCACCCATCTGGCGCTCATCAGCGCGGCGATCAATCTGGATCGCGCCCTGTCCTGA
- a CDS encoding beta-galactosidase yields MGRPSRNPLKRLAIVAVSTGVTLSLISGIGGPATAFTARAASYAVQPIAAIAELPSSIGIAEGYDFYAMDEAQIDRTLDAMESLGVKSIRLGVFWAAIEPQEGVYDWDKLDLLVAKASERDMGILGTILYTPAWASAEPESSGLVNHPDPEKFGDFVGVLAEKYAGRISTYEIWNEPTARIFFDPVDPAAYTELLKAGYQSIKAADPSAIVVAGSVVPGPTYPDGAAMSPVEFLQGMYDAGAHGYFDAISYHPYLYSLPFSNGATQIDQFDYPIEQLGEMRALMVQNGDGNLKVWITEYGQPTNVSYQNSQLTEQQQAAFIEDLLRTWQNVQGAGPVFIYQTRDTQPNSTVPEDNLGLWTYTWDRKPAADVLKNLIAEFNPPTGPVVNPLQAFIEQIVRAVSQALAFIPNLITQVVQAVVGFVGSILGVNRLAAASTTVTTDAPPELDTAGPHTESARMLARQVSSGSDDSDGGSITAQATPDDIAETTEPGPPAQPSAPVVEADLTGGEGQDGEVVDSTDEVDIRRELTTPDPEVPSITDEPAAVNTGLVTGTSDGTKEDPVDRTPSDEAGDSADGTAD; encoded by the coding sequence ATGGGGCGACCTAGCCGTAACCCACTGAAACGCCTGGCCATCGTGGCGGTGAGCACCGGTGTGACCCTGTCCCTGATCAGCGGGATCGGTGGCCCGGCGACCGCGTTCACGGCGCGGGCGGCGAGCTACGCCGTGCAGCCGATCGCCGCCATCGCGGAGCTACCGAGTTCCATCGGGATCGCCGAGGGCTACGACTTCTACGCCATGGACGAGGCGCAGATCGATCGGACACTCGACGCGATGGAGAGCCTGGGCGTCAAGAGCATCCGGCTCGGTGTCTTCTGGGCGGCCATCGAACCCCAAGAGGGTGTCTACGACTGGGACAAACTCGACCTGTTGGTCGCCAAGGCCAGCGAGCGCGATATGGGCATTCTCGGCACCATCCTGTACACGCCCGCGTGGGCCTCGGCCGAGCCCGAATCGTCCGGATTGGTCAACCACCCCGATCCGGAGAAGTTCGGAGACTTCGTCGGCGTTCTCGCCGAGAAGTACGCGGGACGCATCTCCACCTACGAGATCTGGAACGAGCCGACCGCGAGGATCTTCTTCGATCCGGTCGATCCCGCGGCCTATACCGAGCTCCTCAAGGCGGGCTACCAATCCATCAAGGCGGCCGACCCGTCGGCGATCGTGGTGGCCGGTTCAGTAGTACCCGGACCGACCTACCCGGACGGGGCTGCCATGAGTCCCGTCGAGTTCCTGCAGGGTATGTACGACGCCGGGGCGCATGGCTACTTCGACGCCATCTCCTATCACCCCTACCTGTACTCACTGCCGTTCTCCAACGGCGCCACCCAGATCGACCAATTCGATTACCCCATCGAACAACTCGGCGAGATGCGCGCGCTGATGGTCCAGAACGGCGACGGCAATCTGAAGGTGTGGATCACCGAGTACGGTCAGCCGACGAACGTGAGTTACCAGAACTCCCAGCTGACCGAACAACAGCAGGCAGCGTTCATCGAGGATCTGCTGCGCACCTGGCAGAACGTCCAGGGCGCCGGCCCGGTGTTCATCTATCAGACCCGCGACACCCAACCCAACAGCACCGTCCCGGAGGACAACCTCGGGCTGTGGACCTACACGTGGGACCGCAAGCCGGCCGCCGATGTGCTCAAGAACCTCATCGCCGAGTTCAACCCGCCGACCGGTCCGGTGGTCAACCCCCTGCAGGCCTTCATCGAGCAGATCGTGCGGGCGGTCAGTCAGGCACTGGCCTTCATTCCGAACCTGATCACCCAGGTCGTCCAGGCGGTCGTCGGCTTCGTGGGGTCGATCCTAGGCGTCAATCGCCTTGCGGCCGCCAGCACGACGGTCACCACCGACGCACCGCCGGAGCTCGACACCGCGGGTCCGCACACGGAGTCGGCACGCATGCTGGCCCGGCAGGTGAGCAGCGGCTCTGACGACTCTGACGGCGGCTCGATCACGGCGCAGGCCACACCGGACGATATCGCGGAGACCACCGAACCCGGCCCGCCCGCACAGCCTTCCGCTCCCGTGGTCGAGGCCGACCTCACCGGGGGCGAGGGTCAGGACGGAGAGGTTGTCGACTCGACCGACGAGGTGGACATCCGCCGGGAGCTCACGACTCCCGATCCGGAGGTGCCCTCGATCACCGATGAGCCCGCAGCGGTCAACACCGGTCTCGTCACCGGCACTTCGGATGGCACGAAGGAAGATCCGGTCGACCGGACACCGAGTGACGAGGCCGGCGATTCGGCTGACGGCACCGCCGACTGA